Part of the Candidatus Neptunochlamydia vexilliferae genome, CGGAGGCTTTTTCCCCAGAAAAACAAGCCCCCTCCTTAAAAAGAAGAGTGTTCCGCAGGAGAAATTGGGAGAGTTTTTGGACCAAAATTTTAAAGCGATCCAAAAGTATCTCGAAGGGATCACCCTTTCGCGAGAGGCAGTCGCCCCCTCCTATGATCTCCACTTTGATGAGAAGCAGCGGCTTCATATCAGCTGCTATGCCTTTGAAAAAGGGGACCTTCAAAGGGAACATTCTGCTCTTTTTGCCCCTTGGGTTTACATCGAAGGGAAAGGGTTTTTCCCGATGAAGGAGATGCTCTTTGAAAAGACAGAGACCATTGTTCCTCCTGAAGGGATCGGAGATTTTATCAACCAGCACCGCCTCTGGCTCAATGAAAGAGAGGGGTTTCGGATCCACCTTTCAAACGTCGAATTTCGCCTTGTCTATACCTTTGACTTAGAAAATCTCTCCTTTGACAGTGAGTCGGGAACCTACGAGGGAGTCGAAGACATTCTCGACTTTGGCGATTGGCTTTACATGAAGGGAAAAGGGTTTTACAAGAAGGTGCGGACACGAGGACTGGGCAATTTAGCCCCAGGAAAAGTGATTCCCGCAAACGAGATCCCCCATCTCATTTATGAAAACCGTGAAGAGCTCGAGCAGATCAAAAACTTTTTCGGCCCTATCTGCCCTCTAGAAAAAGCAGGGCTCAAAATCGGGCTCAATGAAAAACGAGAAATCGTCATCGAACCCCAATACTTTTACCATCCCGAATATCAAGATAAAGAGATCCACTACTATGGCGATTTTTCCTATGTATCTGGAGAGGGGTTTGTAGAAATTCCCTTAGCCGCCCGCCTTCCCAGTAAGTATCGACAAACCCGGGTGATTCCCAAAAGTCAAGAGGCCAACTTCATCACTGTCGAGCTGATTAAACTCAAAAACCAGATCATCAAGATCGATCGCCGCTTGAAAAAGCCCCACCATCTTACCCTGAAGGTGAACTCCCTTGCCAAAGGGACGGGGAAAATGTGGGAAGCGGCACTCGTCTATGTCAGCGAGTTTGGAGAAGAAAAGATTTCCACCATTAAAGAGGCTCTCGATCAAAACCGCTCCTATGCGATGACCGAAGCGGGCCTCCTTTTCTTTAAAGACCCTCGCTTCAACTGGCTCCATGAGCTTGGGAGTGTTCGTAAAGACATCATGAATTTTTCCACGTTGGAGTGGATCCGCCTCCGTACCTTTGAAAAGGTGGAAGAGCCCAAAGGGGATGATCCGACTTCAGAAAGGACTCGCGCCCTGCTTGAAGAGCTTGATGCTTTTGAAACCACCGACATTCTCAACCCTGAAGGGCTTAAAAGTACCCTCCGTCCTTACCAGTCGGTGGGTCTCAAGTGGCTTTGGTTCCTTTACTCCTACGGCCTTTCCGGTCTCCTTTGCGACGACATGGGACTCGGGAAGACCCACCAAGCGATGGCTCTACTTGCTGCTGCCAGAAATGCTCCCAGCGAGCTCCGCAAAAAATACTTCGTTGTCTGCCCCACCTCGGTCATCTACCACTGGGAAGAGCTCCTCGAAAAATTTCTCCCCGACTTCAAAGTCGTTGTCTTCTATGGAACGCAGCGAACCCTCGCTTCCTTCAATACTCGCGCCGACCTTCTCCTCACCTCCTACGGCACCCTCCGCAGTGAAAGAGAAGCCCTTTCCAAAATCGACTTCGACGTCGCCATCTTTGATGAGATCCAAATCGCCAAAAACAGCCAGTCGCAAACCCACAAAGCGCTCCTCATGCTCAATGCAAAAACCAAGGTGGGCCTTTCCGGAACCCCCATTGAAAACCGCCTTGCCGAGCTCAAAGCTCTCTTCGATAGCGTCCTTCCCGGCTACATGCCCTCGATGGCCCAATACCGGGAGCACTTTGTCAACCCCATCGAAAAGCATAACGACCAAGAGAAAAAAGAGCTCCTGTCTCGCCTGATCCATCCCTTTGTCCTCCGCCGGAAAAAAAGTGAAGTTCTCGATGACCTTCCCGAAAAAATCGAAGAGATCGCCTACTCCTTCCTTTCCGATGAACAACAAAAGCTCTACGAAGAGACGGTTAATAAATCACGCGATGCCCTCCTGACCGACATCACCAGCCCCAACAAAGATGTTCCCTACATGCACATCTTTGCCCTTCTCAATACCCTCAAGCAAATCTGCAACCACCCCTGCCTGATTACCAAAGATCTCAAAAACTACAAAGAGCACCAAAGTGGAAAGTGGGATCTCTTCATCGAGCTTCTCGAAGAGACCCGGGGGAGCGGCCAAAAACTTGTTGTCTTCTCCCAGTATCTCGATATGATGACCCTCATCGAAAACTATCTCAAAGAGCACAACATCGGCTACGCCACGATCCGTGGCTCCACCCAAAACCGGAAAGAGCAGCTCCACACCTTCCGTGACGATCCCAACTGCGAAGTCTTCGTCGCCTCCCTCAAAGCAGCCGGCACCGGTGTTGACCTCACCGCCGCCTCCGTCGTCATCCACTACGACCGGTGGTGGAACCCCGCCAAGGAAAACCAAGCTACCGACCGGGTGCACCGGATCGGTCAAAGTCGGGGTGTCCAAGTCTTCAAAATGGTCAATAAGCAAACGGTAGAAGAGCACATCCATGCTCTCATCGAGAAAAAGCTGGGTCTTGCCGAAGGGGTCGTCGGTTACGACGACCAAGACCAGATCAAACACCTCAATCGGAATGACCTGGCTGAGCTCCTTAGGAAATTGGCTTAACCATCAAATTCTTTAGGATCTATAGTGTTGAGCCTACCGTTTTTGGCATCTTCGAGTCCCTTCTGCACACTTTCGAGCACCGATGAGTCCTCTTTAAAAAGTGGGCGGATCGTTTTTCCAGAAGGGGAGAGCAGCTCCCCTTCCCAGTCGGAGATGTTACGGGTATCTGACGAAAAATTTGCTCCGATGATTGCAATTTCTTTTTTCTTATGCATATAAGGCTTGAAGTACCCTTTTTCTTGGATTTGCTTAAGGGCTGCTTTTGAGCTTCCATCAAGTTTAAGTTCAAGAATATAGGTAGCCTTTTCCACTTCTAGAACAACATCGATACGCCCCGTATTTGTTAGCCTTTCTGATAGGAGGTCAAAACCCATCCCATAAAGCATTGAGAGTAGCATCGCCTGATAAGTATATTCCTTGGCCCCTGCAAAGACTGGGTAGGGAAAGCTCGAAAAACCGGTTTTGATATGCTCAAATAGAATATCGATCTGATAGGTCTCTAGCGCTTTTGCAAATTTTTCAGACTCTCTAACATCGACCTCATCGGTAAAGTGTTCAACAAGGGAGTCCATGAAAGCTGTTCGGACCTCTTTGTTTGGGAGTCCCAAGTAATACCGCTTGGAGGTAGGGTTGTAGTCTTGGACGGTAAAGTAGCCTGCTTGGTACATCAGGGCTTTTAAATCGATTTTTTCCAATGAGCTGATGTCGGTCAACTCATCTTTCCTTGCCGTTGTCCCATCCAATGAAATCATCGACTTCGGATACTTCTTCAGTTGGTCGATCAGAAAAGAAGGGGTTCCTGTACTGTACCAATATCCGGCAGTTTCTTTCTTGCTCATAAAGTTAAGCGTTGAGAAAGGGTTATAGACGCAGAGGGGGGTTCTAGAAAAACGGTAGCCATTATACCATACCTTGACCTCTTCAAAAACCTTTTCCTCAGATGTTTCGCCCCTTTCAAAGGCAATCGCCTTGACCTCTTCTGAAAAATGCTTTTTCACCTCTTCATCGGTATACCCCATCATTCCAGCGTATTTGGGGTCCATTGTGATGTCATTCAAGTTATTAAGCCCTGAAAAAAGTGAAACATGGGAGAATTTGCTAATTCCTGTAATAAACCCAAACTCCAAATAACGGTCGAGACTTTTAAGCGTGGAAAAAAATCGTTTTAGGACTTCTCGGTTTTTTTCGGCGATACTAGGCTTGCTTAGGTGATTAATAATGGGCTGATCGTACTCATCGACTAAAATAACCACCCGATTTTGCTTTGCTAGTCCTATGACAAGCTTTCTAAGCTGCGCTTTAAGGGAAGAATGGGTCGGGGATGGGAGTCCATAAGACTGCCCAATTTCTTGAAGAATATCTTTTAAGTCATTTTCAAGTTCTTCAGGTGTGGTACTTTCGATTTGAGAAAAGTCCAAGTAGATGACGGGATGCTTTTCCCATTTATACCCACTGTTATAAATCGCACAGCCTTTAAAGAGCTCCTTGTTCCCTTTAAAGACCTCTTCAAGGGTATTCAAAAAAAGAGACTTTCCAAACCTTCGGGGTCTTGAGATAAAGTAGTAAGGAGAGCCCTCGCCGATTAACTTTTCAATAAAGTCGGTTTTATCGACATAAACGTAATCCCCTTTTGAGAGGATTTTGTGGATACTTTGGATTCCAATCGGAAGTTTTTTCATAAGCTAGGTATTTTTCCCCACAATTATACCAATTTATCAAAAAAAACAAAGGTTAATTCTTTTTCCTAAGCAGAAAGAACTGAGTGGTGATAAGGAGAGCCAGGCAAAGAATAGCGCTATAGAGGGGAGCAGGGAGACCGAAGAGGGACCAGGAGGTGTCGCTGCAGCCGCAGAGGGTCTGGCGGTACTCGACATAGGTGTGGTAGGCGCCCATGAGGAGGAGGGCGAGGAGGTTCACCTGGGTAAGGCGGAGGAGGCGCCGCTTCCAGGGAACGAAGAGGGCTATAAAGGCAAGGGCCCCTAGCGCGAAATAGAGGGCTCTTTGGGTGAGGCAAAGGGGGCAGGGGGCAAGATTTAGGCCATATTGGGCATAGTAGGAAAAGCCTAGGGCTAT contains:
- a CDS encoding disulfide bond formation protein B, whose amino-acid sequence is MSYPKIFLTILFFALIALGFSYYAQYGLNLAPCPLCLTQRALYFALGALAFIALFVPWKRRLLRLTQVNLLALLLMGAYHTYVEYRQTLCGCSDTSWSLFGLPAPLYSAILCLALLITTQFFLLRKKN
- a CDS encoding ATP-binding protein, with amino-acid sequence MKKLPIGIQSIHKILSKGDYVYVDKTDFIEKLIGEGSPYYFISRPRRFGKSLFLNTLEEVFKGNKELFKGCAIYNSGYKWEKHPVIYLDFSQIESTTPEELENDLKDILQEIGQSYGLPSPTHSSLKAQLRKLVIGLAKQNRVVILVDEYDQPIINHLSKPSIAEKNREVLKRFFSTLKSLDRYLEFGFITGISKFSHVSLFSGLNNLNDITMDPKYAGMMGYTDEEVKKHFSEEVKAIAFERGETSEEKVFEEVKVWYNGYRFSRTPLCVYNPFSTLNFMSKKETAGYWYSTGTPSFLIDQLKKYPKSMISLDGTTARKDELTDISSLEKIDLKALMYQAGYFTVQDYNPTSKRYYLGLPNKEVRTAFMDSLVEHFTDEVDVRESEKFAKALETYQIDILFEHIKTGFSSFPYPVFAGAKEYTYQAMLLSMLYGMGFDLLSERLTNTGRIDVVLEVEKATYILELKLDGSSKAALKQIQEKGYFKPYMHKKKEIAIIGANFSSDTRNISDWEGELLSPSGKTIRPLFKEDSSVLESVQKGLEDAKNGRLNTIDPKEFDG
- a CDS encoding SNF2-related protein, with translation MTANPFKPQHSAEGEDLIQKGHVKSIVFSEGTYQVEVEDPSVEGEFWPFLQIGDEGEVKDAFCTCEEAEKYRSCPHLAAAFIKIVQEEPLHIRFQDSFWNKLCLMAFKRHGGALTALTKEGEKEYIATSEGGETLFSVKVKTSKGTTLLKELIFDRPEETEETSLKFSNLAPEELALWKRGTPTQELQYELSFWSDLAKWMLLSEEFGESYTIQFSASGQALPKQVTVTFKDLEFQFYIAEVNWKEIIPSLKLVESPLPVHEFRDVKVQKMDYDPAERALRITAEPLGEKRGNGAIAVGEWEFYADGGFFPRKTSPLLKKKSVPQEKLGEFLDQNFKAIQKYLEGITLSREAVAPSYDLHFDEKQRLHISCYAFEKGDLQREHSALFAPWVYIEGKGFFPMKEMLFEKTETIVPPEGIGDFINQHRLWLNEREGFRIHLSNVEFRLVYTFDLENLSFDSESGTYEGVEDILDFGDWLYMKGKGFYKKVRTRGLGNLAPGKVIPANEIPHLIYENREELEQIKNFFGPICPLEKAGLKIGLNEKREIVIEPQYFYHPEYQDKEIHYYGDFSYVSGEGFVEIPLAARLPSKYRQTRVIPKSQEANFITVELIKLKNQIIKIDRRLKKPHHLTLKVNSLAKGTGKMWEAALVYVSEFGEEKISTIKEALDQNRSYAMTEAGLLFFKDPRFNWLHELGSVRKDIMNFSTLEWIRLRTFEKVEEPKGDDPTSERTRALLEELDAFETTDILNPEGLKSTLRPYQSVGLKWLWFLYSYGLSGLLCDDMGLGKTHQAMALLAAARNAPSELRKKYFVVCPTSVIYHWEELLEKFLPDFKVVVFYGTQRTLASFNTRADLLLTSYGTLRSEREALSKIDFDVAIFDEIQIAKNSQSQTHKALLMLNAKTKVGLSGTPIENRLAELKALFDSVLPGYMPSMAQYREHFVNPIEKHNDQEKKELLSRLIHPFVLRRKKSEVLDDLPEKIEEIAYSFLSDEQQKLYEETVNKSRDALLTDITSPNKDVPYMHIFALLNTLKQICNHPCLITKDLKNYKEHQSGKWDLFIELLEETRGSGQKLVVFSQYLDMMTLIENYLKEHNIGYATIRGSTQNRKEQLHTFRDDPNCEVFVASLKAAGTGVDLTAASVVIHYDRWWNPAKENQATDRVHRIGQSRGVQVFKMVNKQTVEEHIHALIEKKLGLAEGVVGYDDQDQIKHLNRNDLAELLRKLA